The bacterium genome segment CGGTGCGGAACCAGCCCCCCGAGAGCCACGCCCGTCCCGCCACGCCGAACAGGTCGCCCCCGCCGCTCTCCAGCCGGCCGAGGGCGTGGCGCGTCGCGGCGTCGCCGCCGCCGAATGCCAATTCGCCACCCCGGGCCGGAGCCGGATCGCGGGGCACCACGTTGACCACGCCGCCGAAGGCGTTGGCCCCGTAGAGTGCCGAGCCGTGCCCCCGGAGGACCTCCAGCCGCGACACGTCCGCCAGGCCGAGGGGCAGATCGAGGTTGTGGTGGCCGGTCTGGGGGTCGCCCATGTCCCAGCCGTCGAGCAGCACCTGCACCTGTTCGAAGGAGGAACCGCGGACGCTCAGGTCGGCCTGCGTGCCGTACTGCTGGCGCTGGCTCACCTCGACGGCGGGCAGGG includes the following:
- a CDS encoding TonB-dependent receptor plug domain-containing protein, whose product is MTILRRLQSILPGVLTALVLAAGAAAAPAERFVVADGDTVWLTDPVIIVGSRVPSALPGLLRPVAAADPAADAPVRSAAELLATLPAVEVSQRQQYGTQADLSVRGSSFEQVQVLLDGWDMGDPQTGHHNLDLPLGLADVSRLEVLRGHGSALYGANAFGGVVNVVPRDPAPARGGELAFGGGDAATRHALGRLESGGGDLFGVAGRAWLSGGWFRT